A stretch of Dehalococcoidia bacterium DNA encodes these proteins:
- a CDS encoding gamma-glutamyltransferase family protein yields the protein MVEARSFNEAQLPEALAASGAPPRGSVAGRRFAVAADHPLTSLTAMNVLQGGGNAVDATIAAAAVNVVTKPNRTHLGGDAFALVWRRRDGEVEGLNAGGRAPMAGTLEAYADGIPRTGPRASTVPGLVDSWLELHARYGSRSLTELLQPAIGFCEEGFPVSLHLSTAMGTLGALPEGPLRRAFTRDGAPYRPGEVLRQPALGRTLRAIASEGRNGFYAGPVGRAIIAAMGAAGGLMTLDDLARPTAHWQTPIRAEYRGHTVYEQALPSQGMILLEALNIAEQSPLGEWGPLSADSVHMMVEATRLAFADLRRHGADPDFEDVPLDRLLSKDYAREVAAAIDMRHASGAAAVPISSDTTSFVVADEEMAVCYIQSVFAAWGSRFYVPEAGVLMNNRMTGFNLDPGSANCLAPGKRTVHTLNNFLVIKDGRLVIGGGTPGADFQVQTNLQVISAVVDGGLDLQAAVDLPRWATATGGRLSIESRAP from the coding sequence ATGGTAGAGGCTCGGAGTTTCAACGAAGCGCAACTACCCGAAGCCCTGGCGGCAAGCGGCGCGCCGCCGCGTGGCTCCGTGGCAGGCCGGCGTTTCGCCGTCGCCGCGGACCACCCGCTGACTTCCCTGACGGCGATGAACGTCCTCCAGGGCGGCGGCAACGCTGTCGATGCGACGATCGCGGCGGCAGCGGTGAACGTCGTCACGAAGCCGAACCGCACCCACCTCGGAGGCGACGCCTTCGCCCTCGTTTGGCGGCGCCGCGACGGTGAGGTCGAGGGCCTGAACGCCGGCGGCCGCGCACCGATGGCGGGAACGCTCGAAGCCTATGCTGACGGCATTCCCCGGACCGGGCCTCGCGCAAGCACAGTGCCAGGTCTCGTCGACTCCTGGCTGGAGCTGCACGCGCGCTACGGTTCGAGGAGCCTGACAGAGCTCCTACAGCCGGCGATCGGCTTCTGCGAGGAGGGCTTTCCCGTCTCCCTACACCTGTCGACGGCGATGGGGACGCTCGGAGCGTTACCGGAGGGGCCACTGCGGCGCGCCTTCACCAGGGATGGCGCGCCCTACCGCCCGGGCGAGGTCCTGCGCCAGCCGGCACTGGGCCGCACGCTGCGCGCTATCGCGTCTGAAGGACGCAACGGCTTCTACGCGGGCCCGGTCGGGCGCGCCATCATCGCGGCGATGGGCGCGGCGGGCGGGCTGATGACCCTCGATGACCTCGCCCGCCCGACCGCCCACTGGCAAACGCCCATCAGGGCCGAGTACCGCGGCCACACCGTGTACGAGCAGGCCCTGCCATCACAGGGCATGATCTTGCTCGAGGCCCTGAACATCGCCGAGCAGTCCCCGCTAGGCGAATGGGGCCCTCTGAGCGCGGACTCCGTGCACATGATGGTGGAGGCTACGCGCCTCGCCTTCGCCGACCTCCGCCGCCATGGGGCCGACCCCGACTTCGAGGACGTGCCGCTCGACCGCCTCCTCTCGAAGGACTACGCGCGCGAGGTGGCTGCGGCCATCGACATGCGCCATGCCTCCGGGGCCGCGGCCGTCCCGATCTCGAGCGACACCACGTCTTTCGTCGTGGCCGACGAGGAGATGGCCGTCTGTTACATCCAGAGCGTCTTCGCGGCCTGGGGTAGCCGCTTCTACGTCCCGGAGGCCGGCGTACTCATGAACAACCGCATGACGGGCTTCAACCTTGACCCCGGCTCCGCGAACTGCCTTGCCCCGGGCAAGCGCACCGTGCATACCTTGAACAACTTCCTGGTCATAAAGGACGGGAGGTTGGTCATAGGGGGCGGCACGCCCGGCGCGGACTTCCAGGTGCAGACCAACCTGCAGGTGATCTCAGCCGTCGTGGACGGCGGCCTGGACCTGCAGGCGGCCGTCGACCTGCCGCGCTGGGCAACGGCTACGGGCGGCAGGCTCAGCATCGAGAGCCGCGCGCCG